The Fusobacterium massiliense sequence TTGAATGGGAAACTCTATTTTTCTTTATAGGACTTTTTGTCCTTATAAAAGGTATAGAAAATTTGGGAATAATTAATTTTATAGGAAATAAAATTGTAGATATATCAACAGGAAACTTTAAGATAGCAACTGTTGCAATTATTTGGCTTTCTTCAGTCTTTACATCAATATTAGGAAATGTTGCAAATGCTGCAACATTTTCAAAAATAATAAATACAATAATTCCTATTTTTAAAGAACATTCAAATATAAAAGCATTTTGGTGGGCTTTGTCATTTGGTTCTTGCTTAGGAGGAAGTATAACTATGATAGGGTCAGCAACAAATGTGGTTGCAATATCTGCAGCAGCTAAGGCAGGTTGTAAAATAGATTTTTTTAAATTTATGAAATTTGGAGCAAGAATAGCTATTCTAAACTTAGTTGTTGCTACATTTTATCTTTGGCTTAGATATTTATAAAAAACAAAAAAATTAAATTCAAAAAAAGGTTTTAAAAACAAACAGTGTGATGTATAATTGAATTTTGTTTTTTGTTTTAAACAAAAAGTGTTGACACAATCGACTATATATTATATATTTGAGTTATGAAAAGATTAATAAATAATTTTAGTAGTTAATAATTTATTTTAGGAGGATTTTTATCATGAAAAAAATGGGAATTTTATTAGGATCTCTTCTACTTGTTGCAGGGTTAGTAGGATGTGGAGAAAAAAAAGAAGAAGCACCTGCTGGTGAAAAAGTTTCTATAGGTTTAACAGCTTATAAATTTGACGACAACTTTATAGCTCTATTCAGAAAAGCATTCGAAGCTGAAGCTTCAGCAAAAGCTGACTCAGTAGAAGTTACTTCTATAGATTCACAAAACAGTGTTGCTACTGAAAAAGAACAAATAGAAGCAGTTTTAGAAAAAGGAGTTAAAGCATTTGCAATAAACTTAGTTGATGCATCAGCAGCTGATGGAATCATTAATCTTTTAAAAGAAAAAAATGTACCAGTTGTATTCTACAACAGAAAACCATCTGATGAAGCTATAGCATCTTATGATAAATTATTCTATGTTGGAATTGACCCTAATGCACAAGGTGTGGCACAAGGAGAATTAATAGAAAAAGTATGGAAAGAAAATCCAGCTTTAGACTTAAACGGAGACGGAGTTATCCAATATGTAATGTTAACAGGAGAACCTGGACATCCAGATGCAGTTGCTAGAACAAAATACTCTGTTCAAACTTTAAATGAACATGGATTAAAAACTGAAGAATTACACCAAGATACAGCAATGTGGGATACTGCTACTGCTAAAGATAAAATGGATGCTTGGTTATCAGGACCTAATGGTTCAAAAATAGAAGTTGTAATTTGTAACAACGACGGAATGGCTTTAGGAGCTATCGAATCAATGAAAGCTGCTGGAAAAGTTTTACCAACATTCGGTGTTGACGCATTACCAGAAGCTCTAGTTAAAATAGAAGCAGGAGAAATGGCTGGAACTGTTTTAAACGATGCTAAAGGACAAGCAAGTGCAACTTTCAAAATGGTTGTTAACTTAGCAGAAGGTAAAGAAGCTACAGAAGGAACTGATCTTAAATTAGACAATAAAATCATCTTAATTCCTAGTATCGGAATTGACAAATCTAATGTTGCAGACTTCAAATAAAGAGTAATTGTATAGTAGTCTTAAAGGAGATTGTACATCAATCTCCTTTTTTTAAAAAGAAAAATAAGGAATAGGAGTATTTATGGAAAATCTAAAATATGTTTTGGAAATGGAAAATATATCCAAAGAATTTCCTGGAGTTAAGGCTTTAGATAATGTTCAATTAAAGTTAAGACCTGGAACAGTTCATGCACTTATGGGAGAAAATGGTGCTGGAAAATCAACACTTATGAAATGTTTATTTGGTATTTATGAAAAAAATACTGGTAAAATTTTATTAGATGGACATGAAATAAATTTTAAATCAACAAAAGAAGCTCTTGAAAATGGAGTGTCTATGGTACACCAAGAATTAAACCAAGTTTTACAAAGAAATGTTCTTGATAATATTTGGCTTGGAAGATATCCTATGAAAGGCTTTTTTATTGATGAAAAAAAGATGTATAATGACACTATTGCAATTTTTAAAGATTTAGACATAAAAGTAGACCCTAGAAAGAAAATAGCAGATCTTCCTATAGCGGAAAGACAAATGATAGAAATAGCAAAAGCCGTATCATATAAATCAAAAGTTATAGTAATGGACGAACCAACTTCTTCTTTAACAGAAAAAGAAGTTGAGCATCTATTTAGAATTATTAGAAAATTGAAAGATAGTGGAGTTGGAATAATTTATATTTCTCATAAAATGGAAGAAATAAAAATGATTTCTGATGAAATTACAATATTAAGAGATGGAAAATGGATTTCAACTAATGAAGTAGCTAATATTTCAACTGAACAAATAATCAGTATGATGGTAGGTAGAGATTTAAATGAAAGATTCCCTAAAAAAGATAATGAAGTAAAAGAACTTATATTAGAAGTTAAAAATTTAACTGCATTAAACCAACCATCAATAGTTGATGTAAGTTTTGATTTACATAAAGGTGAAATTCTAGGAATAGCAGGTTTAGTTGGCTCAAAGAGAACTGAAATTGTTGAAACTCTTTTTGGAATTAGACCTAAAGAAAATGGAGAAATAATATTAAATGGAAAATCTATAAAAAATAGAGATCCAAATGAAGCAATAAAAAATGGTTTTGCTCTTGTAACAGAGGAACGTAGAAGTACGGGAATATTTTCTATGTTGGATATTTCTTTTAACTCTGTAATATCTAACTTAGACAGATATAAGAATAGATTTAAACTTCTTAAAAATTCTGAAATAAAAAAAGATACAAAGTGGATAGTTGATAGTATGAGAGTTAAAACTCCATCTTATACAACTAAAATAGGAACTTTATCAGGGGGAAATCAACAAAAAGTTATTATTGGAAGATGGTTGTTGACAGAACCAGAAGTGTTAATGCTTGATGAACCTACAAGAGGAATAGATGTTTTGGCTAAATATGAAATATATCAACTTATGATAGACCTTGCAAAAAAAGATAAGGGAATAATAATGATATCATCAGAAATGCCAGAACTTTTAGGAGTTACAGATAGAATTTTAGTAATGAGTAACGGTAGAGTTGCTGGAATAGTAAAAACATCTGAAACTAATCAAGAAGAAATAATGGAATTATCTGCTAAATATCTATAGAAAAGGAGAAATTTAAATGTTTGCACGTACTAATGATGGAAAAATAAATTATAAAAAAATAATAATTGAAAGTGGATTGTACTTGGTATTGTTTTGTATGCTAATTGCAATAATTGTTAAAGAACCTAGTTTCTTAAGTATAAGAAACTTTAAAAACATATTGACTCAATCTTCTGTAAGAGCAATAATTGCTCTTGGAGTTGCTGGACTTATAGTAACTCAAGGAACAGACTTGTCAGCAGGAAGACAAG is a genomic window containing:
- the mglB gene encoding galactose/glucose ABC transporter substrate-binding protein MglB; amino-acid sequence: MKKMGILLGSLLLVAGLVGCGEKKEEAPAGEKVSIGLTAYKFDDNFIALFRKAFEAEASAKADSVEVTSIDSQNSVATEKEQIEAVLEKGVKAFAINLVDASAADGIINLLKEKNVPVVFYNRKPSDEAIASYDKLFYVGIDPNAQGVAQGELIEKVWKENPALDLNGDGVIQYVMLTGEPGHPDAVARTKYSVQTLNEHGLKTEELHQDTAMWDTATAKDKMDAWLSGPNGSKIEVVICNNDGMALGAIESMKAAGKVLPTFGVDALPEALVKIEAGEMAGTVLNDAKGQASATFKMVVNLAEGKEATEGTDLKLDNKIILIPSIGIDKSNVADFK
- the mglA gene encoding galactose/methyl galactoside ABC transporter ATP-binding protein MglA, which gives rise to MENLKYVLEMENISKEFPGVKALDNVQLKLRPGTVHALMGENGAGKSTLMKCLFGIYEKNTGKILLDGHEINFKSTKEALENGVSMVHQELNQVLQRNVLDNIWLGRYPMKGFFIDEKKMYNDTIAIFKDLDIKVDPRKKIADLPIAERQMIEIAKAVSYKSKVIVMDEPTSSLTEKEVEHLFRIIRKLKDSGVGIIYISHKMEEIKMISDEITILRDGKWISTNEVANISTEQIISMMVGRDLNERFPKKDNEVKELILEVKNLTALNQPSIVDVSFDLHKGEILGIAGLVGSKRTEIVETLFGIRPKENGEIILNGKSIKNRDPNEAIKNGFALVTEERRSTGIFSMLDISFNSVISNLDRYKNRFKLLKNSEIKKDTKWIVDSMRVKTPSYTTKIGTLSGGNQQKVIIGRWLLTEPEVLMLDEPTRGIDVLAKYEIYQLMIDLAKKDKGIIMISSEMPELLGVTDRILVMSNGRVAGIVKTSETNQEEIMELSAKYL